ACCGGTACTACAGCTGAAAAACACGATTCATTCTTTGAGCCAACTTCTGACGGCAAAGCAATTGAGAAATTTAGTGGCGACGCATTAGTTCAACAAGAACCTGATGCTTCTTCATTCCCTAACGGTGGTATCCGTTCAACTTTTGAAGCTCGCGGTTACACAGCTTGGGACCCATCTTCACCAGCATTTATTATGGAAAGCGGTTCAGGTTTAACTTTATGTATTCCTACCGTTTTCGTTTCTTATACAGGCGAAGCACTTGACTTTAAAGCTCCTTTATTAAAAGCTTTAGCAGCTTTAGACAAAGCAGCTACTGCTGTTTGTCAATACTTCGACAAATCAGTTACCAAGGTTAATGCTTCATTAGGTATTGAGCAAGAGTACTTTGTTGTTGACGAAGACTTATTCTTTGCTCGTCCTGACTTAGTTGCAACTGGTCGTACTTTATTTGGTCATGAGTCAGCTCGTAACCAACAATTAGAAGACCACTATTTCGGTTCAATCCCTGAGCGCGTTTACGCATTCATGTTAGATTTCGAAACTGAAGCTTTAAAATTAGGTATTCCATTAAAAACCCGTCACAACGAGGTTGCTCCTGGTCAGTTTGAGTGTGCACCTATTTATGAGGAAATCAACTTAGCGATTGACCACAATCAATTGTTAATGGACTTGATGGATAAAGTTTCTCGTCGTCATAAATTAAGAGTTTTATTACACGAAAAACCATTTGCAGGAGTAAACGGTTCAGGTAAACACAATAACTGGTCGTTAATTACTAATACAGGTAAAAACTTATTATCACCTGGTAAAACGCCTAAAAACAACCTTATTTTCTTAACATTCTTTGTTAATACCATTAAGGCCGTTTACAATCACGCTGATTTATTACGTTCATCAATTGCTTCTGTTAATAACGATCACCGTTTAGGTGCTAACGAAGCTCCTCCAGCAATTATCTCTATCTTCTTAGGTGAGCAATTAAACGAAGTATTGGATGAGATCGAATCATCACATGTTGTTAACCGTAAGAAAAAAGATCTTTCAGGTGCTTTAGGTCTGAACATTCCTAAAATTCCTCAAATTTTATTAGATAACACCGATCGTAACCGTACTTCACCTTTTGCCTTTACTGGTAATAAATTTGAGTTCCGTGCGGTAGGATCATCAGCAAACTCTGCTAACCCAATGACAGTTTTAAATGCTATCGTTGCAGAGCAGTTAAACATCTTCAAACAAGACGTTGATAAGCTGGTTAAAAAAGGAGAGAAGAAAGATGTAGCATTGATGAAAATTATTCGTCAATACATCAAAGAATCTAAAAACATTCGTTTTGAAGGTAATGGTTACAGCGATGAGTGGGCTCAAGAGGCAGAAACTCGTGGCTTATCAAACATCAAAACTACCCCTAAAGCGTTAGATGTATTAACTGATGAGAAAACTGTTGAACTGTTCGAAAAACAAAACATTTTCACAGAGCGCGAGTTACATGCACGCCACGAAATCTTCTTAGAAAACTATACTAAGAAATTGCAAATTGAGGCTCGTTTAATGGGTGACTTAGTTACCAGCCAGATCATCCCTGCTTCATTGAACTATCAAACCAGATTGATTGATAACGTTAAAGGTTTGAAAGAATTAGGCTTAAACGGTGCATTGTCTTCAAGCCAGATGGAAATTATCACAGAAATTTCTGAGCGTGTATCAACCATTAAGAAAGCTGTTTACGAAATGATTGAAGAACGTAAAAAAGCTAACGTATTGGCTGACGCTCGTGAGATGGCAATTGCTTATGATGAGAAAGTTAAGTCTT
Above is a window of Solitalea lacus DNA encoding:
- a CDS encoding glutamine synthetase III; its protein translation is MSLLRFKALEAAMNRPVVKVVTPSTKISDFYGSNVFDKAKMKEFLSKEAYQSVMSSIELGIPVDRTMAEQIAAGLKSWSMGRGVTHYTHWFQPLTGTTAEKHDSFFEPTSDGKAIEKFSGDALVQQEPDASSFPNGGIRSTFEARGYTAWDPSSPAFIMESGSGLTLCIPTVFVSYTGEALDFKAPLLKALAALDKAATAVCQYFDKSVTKVNASLGIEQEYFVVDEDLFFARPDLVATGRTLFGHESARNQQLEDHYFGSIPERVYAFMLDFETEALKLGIPLKTRHNEVAPGQFECAPIYEEINLAIDHNQLLMDLMDKVSRRHKLRVLLHEKPFAGVNGSGKHNNWSLITNTGKNLLSPGKTPKNNLIFLTFFVNTIKAVYNHADLLRSSIASVNNDHRLGANEAPPAIISIFLGEQLNEVLDEIESSHVVNRKKKDLSGALGLNIPKIPQILLDNTDRNRTSPFAFTGNKFEFRAVGSSANSANPMTVLNAIVAEQLNIFKQDVDKLVKKGEKKDVALMKIIRQYIKESKNIRFEGNGYSDEWAQEAETRGLSNIKTTPKALDVLTDEKTVELFEKQNIFTERELHARHEIFLENYTKKLQIEARLMGDLVTSQIIPASLNYQTRLIDNVKGLKELGLNGALSSSQMEIITEISERVSTIKKAVYEMIEERKKANVLADAREMAIAYDEKVKSYFETIRYHVDKLELIVDDAQWPLPKFRELLFIK